One Succinispira mobilis DSM 6222 genomic window carries:
- the mrdA gene encoding penicillin-binding protein 2 yields MLSKKYTYKFEFMGMLIGILFLVLIMRLVYMQVFEGDSYKRKADGNRIRITSIMAPRGIFYDRKGDVLATNRPGFTVSLVVTKGKINQDNLGKLSKILNVSSEEILNKVSKNTELNRVVIKTDVSAEIVTMLEERKREFPDVLIEVQPIRIYSHNQLAAHIIGYVGDINETELEKLKEKGYVAGSVLGKMGLEKKYDEYLRGKDGANRVEVDVSGNVVDNLGKEEPVPGYNVQLTIDAELQKAAEQALDAQMEYLRKYGGSPNAYAGALVALDPNTGAILAMVSRPTFNPNLFSTGISYKDWREINENPFHPMDNKAISGEYPPGSTFKIVTAATALETGKVTPEELYYDRGYHPLVPEKGNDEGKALGSINLKTALAKSDNVYFYEMGLRTGIDKLEEYSRKFGFGSLTGINLDGESEGLVASRDYKRRVFDEDWYLAETFDATIGQGFQLATPIQLAIATASVANGGIRYRPYLIEKILDQNGKVIKEFKKEKIADIGVSKSNLAAINLGLRGVAQEGGTGQQLKDFPIPIAGKTGTAENPHGKNHGVFVGYAPFDNPSIVVAIIIDQGGYASMSVVPVARKVFAAAFGIKE; encoded by the coding sequence ATGCTTAGTAAAAAATATACCTACAAATTTGAATTTATGGGTATGCTTATCGGAATTTTATTTCTAGTTTTAATCATGCGCTTAGTATATATGCAAGTTTTTGAAGGTGATTCATATAAACGGAAGGCTGATGGAAATAGAATTAGAATAACTTCAATTATGGCTCCAAGAGGTATTTTTTATGACCGCAAGGGAGATGTTTTGGCTACAAATCGGCCTGGATTTACAGTTTCCTTAGTGGTGACGAAAGGCAAAATCAATCAAGATAACTTAGGGAAATTAAGTAAAATACTTAATGTTTCAAGTGAAGAAATATTAAATAAAGTTTCTAAAAACACTGAGTTAAATCGAGTTGTTATAAAAACAGATGTTTCAGCAGAAATAGTTACAATGCTGGAAGAACGAAAGAGAGAATTTCCAGATGTTTTAATAGAAGTTCAACCTATAAGAATTTATTCACACAATCAATTGGCAGCACACATAATTGGTTATGTAGGTGATATAAATGAAACTGAGTTGGAAAAACTTAAGGAAAAAGGTTATGTAGCTGGTAGCGTATTAGGTAAGATGGGTTTAGAAAAAAAATATGATGAATATCTGCGTGGGAAAGATGGTGCTAACCGAGTCGAAGTTGATGTTTCCGGTAATGTGGTAGATAATCTAGGCAAAGAGGAACCAGTTCCAGGTTACAATGTTCAATTGACGATAGATGCAGAATTGCAAAAGGCTGCTGAGCAGGCTTTAGATGCGCAAATGGAATATTTACGCAAATATGGTGGTAGTCCTAATGCTTATGCAGGCGCATTAGTTGCTTTGGATCCGAACACTGGTGCAATTTTGGCTATGGTGAGTAGACCAACTTTTAATCCAAATTTGTTTTCTACGGGAATTTCCTATAAAGATTGGCGCGAGATAAATGAAAATCCATTCCATCCTATGGATAATAAGGCTATAAGTGGTGAATATCCGCCAGGGTCGACTTTTAAAATTGTTACTGCGGCAACTGCCTTAGAAACGGGAAAAGTAACGCCAGAAGAGTTATATTATGATCGTGGTTATCATCCGTTAGTTCCTGAAAAAGGCAATGATGAAGGCAAAGCTTTAGGCTCGATAAACTTAAAAACAGCGTTAGCTAAATCAGATAATGTATATTTTTATGAGATGGGTTTGCGGACAGGGATTGATAAGTTAGAGGAATATTCGAGGAAATTCGGCTTTGGTTCATTAACAGGAATAAATTTAGATGGCGAATCAGAAGGTTTAGTTGCTAGTCGTGATTATAAACGTCGAGTTTTTGATGAGGACTGGTATTTAGCAGAAACTTTTGATGCGACAATTGGACAAGGTTTCCAACTAGCCACGCCTATACAACTAGCCATAGCAACAGCAAGTGTTGCTAATGGCGGCATAAGATATCGTCCATACTTAATTGAGAAAATCTTAGATCAGAATGGAAAAGTAATTAAGGAATTTAAAAAAGAAAAAATAGCAGATATCGGTGTTAGTAAAAGTAATTTAGCCGCGATTAACTTAGGTTTGCGTGGTGTAGCTCAAGAAGGTGGTACTGGACAGCAGTTGAAAGATTTCCCAATACCAATAGCCGGGAAAACAGGAACAGCAGAAAACCCGCATGGCAAAAATCATGGTGTTTTTGTTGGCTATGCACCATTTGACAATCCTAGCATTGTTGTGGCAATTATTATTGATCAAGGTGGTTACGCAAGTATGTCCGTAGTACCAGTTGCTAGAAAAGTTTTTGCGGCAGCATTTGGGATAAAGGAGTAG
- the minC gene encoding septum site-determining protein MinC, with product MQEKLTLKGKKNGLELHVQDDLDFEELLTLVEKKLKATGDFLKKSPVEMNISLIGKVILKDEQKEILKALMEKYSLTYVETELIAKPTKITSEKMTIDIEENKQKVCESNISFVNGEVAEEQCLIVYKTLRGGQHVSYCGSVVIIGDVNPGATVLAEGNITISGVSRGFLHAGALGDAEAVITASKIIGGQLRISEYIAVGGQDITNSSKVLERAKVVDGNIVIYNLV from the coding sequence ATGCAGGAAAAATTGACTTTAAAGGGCAAAAAAAATGGTTTGGAACTGCATGTGCAAGATGACCTAGATTTTGAAGAATTATTAACTTTAGTTGAGAAAAAATTAAAAGCAACGGGAGATTTTTTGAAGAAGTCTCCTGTTGAAATGAATATTTCACTTATAGGTAAAGTGATTTTAAAAGATGAGCAAAAAGAAATACTAAAAGCTCTTATGGAAAAATATTCTTTAACATATGTTGAAACAGAACTTATTGCTAAACCAACAAAAATAACTTCGGAGAAAATGACAATTGATATTGAAGAAAATAAACAAAAAGTTTGTGAGAGCAATATTTCATTTGTAAATGGTGAAGTTGCAGAGGAACAGTGTTTGATAGTATATAAAACATTGCGTGGCGGGCAGCATGTTAGTTATTGTGGTTCCGTTGTAATAATTGGCGATGTGAATCCAGGTGCAACAGTATTGGCCGAAGGGAATATTACGATTAGTGGCGTGAGCCGAGGATTTTTACATGCAGGCGCTTTAGGTGATGCTGAGGCTGTAATTACAGCAAGCAAGATAATCGGTGGTCAATTACGTATTTCTGAATACATAGCTGTGGGCGGACAAGATATAACAAATAGCTCCAAAGTACTAGAGCGTGCAAAAGTGGTAGATGGTAATATAGTTATATACAATTTAGTATAA
- the mreD gene encoding rod shape-determining protein MreD: MKRELAVLFTTILILFIQITVWPMTFFAKSEIVLPLVYIITLSMVFPLKTSLFNAFIVGAVQDNLSGGMFVFHLLTTLVLSYIIIQIREKTFRDNVYLSIFLTAAFLVAYNVIYIVWSLLAGYVVYSWINILTDMLVGVFASSIVAYPLHILCKKLYQQTDFS, encoded by the coding sequence ATGAAAAGAGAATTAGCCGTGTTATTTACGACAATACTAATTTTATTTATCCAAATAACTGTATGGCCGATGACTTTTTTTGCTAAAAGTGAAATTGTTTTGCCGTTGGTATATATTATAACTTTAAGTATGGTGTTTCCTTTAAAAACTAGCTTATTTAATGCTTTTATTGTTGGCGCAGTTCAAGATAACTTGTCTGGTGGGATGTTTGTTTTTCATTTGTTAACTACTTTAGTGTTGTCTTATATTATAATTCAAATTAGAGAAAAAACTTTCCGTGATAATGTTTATTTGTCTATCTTTTTAACTGCTGCTTTTTTGGTGGCATATAATGTGATTTATATAGTTTGGTCGTTGCTGGCTGGCTATGTTGTTTATAGTTGGATAAATATTTTAACTGATATGTTAGTTGGTGTGTTTGCTAGTTCAATAGTTGCTTATCCGTTACATATTCTGTGCAAAAAACTATATCAACAAACTGATTTCAGCTAA
- a CDS encoding TIGR03960 family B12-binding radical SAM protein, translating to MKKNKTAIPEKFLHQVLKPARYTGGEFGNIYKDEQNIPVKFALAFPDIYDVGMSYLGFKILYHLLNQQEYIWAERVYTPWVDMQKIMQAEQLTLGSIESKRALNEFDFVGFTLQYEMSYTNIVKMLQLGKIDLLAKERDENQPFIVGGGPCVYNCEPLADFFDIFIIGEGEEVLIELCAAYRNWKLAGKVGGKNEFLRLAAQISGIYIPNFYDITYQADGQIAAVKPNMPEAPAIVYKRVVQDLDKVDYFTKPIIPFTDIVHNRIMLEIFRGCTRGCRFCHAGMVYRPVRERSKERLKDLARKLVANTGYDEMSLVSLSTADYSCLQPLIEEFIEEFRSEQVSVSLPSLRIDSFSVDLAKKVQTVRRSSLTFAPEAGSQRMRDVINKGVTKEDLLNAVKSAFESGWSHVKLYFMIGLPTETDEDIKAIAELAYSVLACYKEVTGKGGAKVTVSVSNFVPKPHTPFQWVVQTSEEELKRKQYLLKEILQQNKNINFQYHDSKVSRLEGVFARGDRRLGKVLARAVALGAEFDGWSDKFNYQAWVEAFALEGVDMAFYIDRQRDFSEVFPWDHIQPAVQKSFLISEYQKALAEQLTTDCRRGICTGCGVCPKLGVHIVDGQVQENEN from the coding sequence ATGAAAAAAAACAAAACGGCAATACCAGAAAAATTCTTGCACCAGGTTTTAAAACCAGCACGTTATACTGGGGGAGAATTTGGCAATATATATAAAGATGAACAAAATATACCAGTTAAGTTTGCTTTGGCTTTTCCTGATATTTATGATGTCGGAATGAGTTATTTAGGTTTTAAAATTTTGTATCATTTACTAAATCAACAGGAGTATATTTGGGCAGAAAGAGTTTATACGCCTTGGGTAGATATGCAAAAAATAATGCAGGCTGAGCAATTAACTCTAGGGAGTATAGAAAGTAAACGAGCTTTAAATGAGTTTGATTTTGTTGGTTTTACTTTGCAATATGAGATGTCTTATACTAATATTGTGAAAATGCTCCAGTTGGGTAAGATAGATTTATTAGCAAAAGAGCGAGATGAAAACCAACCGTTTATTGTGGGCGGCGGGCCTTGTGTTTATAATTGTGAACCACTAGCTGATTTTTTCGATATTTTTATTATTGGCGAAGGTGAAGAAGTGCTTATTGAACTTTGTGCAGCCTATAGAAATTGGAAATTAGCGGGGAAGGTTGGCGGCAAAAATGAATTTTTACGTTTAGCTGCCCAAATTTCAGGTATTTATATTCCGAATTTTTACGATATAACTTATCAAGCTGATGGGCAAATTGCAGCTGTAAAACCCAATATGCCAGAGGCACCAGCTATAGTTTATAAGCGTGTTGTTCAAGATTTAGATAAGGTTGATTATTTTACTAAACCAATTATTCCGTTTACAGACATTGTACATAATCGGATTATGTTGGAAATTTTCCGAGGGTGTACACGGGGTTGTAGGTTTTGTCATGCCGGCATGGTGTATCGCCCAGTAAGGGAACGCAGTAAGGAACGCTTAAAAGATTTGGCGAGAAAACTTGTTGCCAATACAGGTTACGATGAAATGTCGCTTGTATCTTTAAGTACAGCAGACTACTCATGTTTGCAGCCTTTAATTGAAGAATTTATTGAAGAATTTCGTTCGGAACAAGTAAGTGTTTCTTTGCCTTCTTTGCGCATTGATAGTTTTTCAGTTGATTTAGCAAAAAAAGTCCAAACAGTAAGGCGCAGTAGCTTGACTTTTGCACCAGAAGCTGGAAGTCAGCGGATGCGCGATGTTATTAACAAAGGTGTGACAAAAGAAGATCTTTTAAATGCTGTTAAAAGTGCCTTTGAATCAGGTTGGTCACATGTTAAATTATACTTTATGATTGGCTTACCTACGGAAACAGACGAAGATATAAAAGCTATAGCAGAACTTGCTTATAGTGTATTAGCATGTTATAAGGAAGTTACGGGTAAGGGGGGCGCGAAAGTTACGGTAAGTGTTTCTAATTTCGTGCCTAAACCACACACTCCTTTTCAATGGGTAGTACAAACTTCAGAAGAAGAATTAAAAAGAAAACAATACTTACTTAAAGAAATTTTGCAACAAAATAAAAATATTAATTTTCAATATCATGATAGTAAAGTTAGTAGATTAGAAGGAGTTTTTGCACGTGGGGATCGGCGCTTGGGCAAAGTACTTGCGAGAGCTGTAGCCTTAGGAGCGGAGTTTGATGGCTGGTCGGATAAATTTAATTATCAAGCTTGGGTGGAGGCTTTTGCTTTAGAGGGCGTGGATATGGCTTTTTATATTGATCGTCAACGTGATTTTTCAGAAGTTTTTCCATGGGATCATATTCAACCTGCGGTGCAAAAAAGCTTTTTAATAAGTGAGTACCAAAAAGCTTTGGCAGAACAATTAACAACAGATTGTCGTCGGGGAATTTGTACTGGCTGTGGAGTCTGTCCTAAATTAGGAGTTCATATCGTAGATGGGCAGGTGCAAGAGAATGAAAATTAG
- a CDS encoding Maf family protein, translating into MEFILASASPRRKDLLEQIGIKAQILPSEFQEASSGEDVYQLLETNTLGKLNDVEGKVLNTDKVIIAADTVVVLDGRILGKPADLHEAVSMLESLSGREHSVLTGLAISYAGKRNYQFLETKVKFKTLTKDEIYSYVNTGEGLDKAGGYAVQGLGAVFVEKIKGCYNNVVGLPLNLLYSMLNCWQIKTPKLK; encoded by the coding sequence ATGGAGTTTATTTTAGCTTCAGCCTCGCCTAGACGCAAAGACTTATTAGAGCAAATTGGTATTAAAGCACAAATACTTCCGAGTGAATTTCAAGAAGCTTCTAGCGGCGAAGACGTTTATCAGTTGTTGGAAACTAATACTTTAGGTAAACTAAACGATGTTGAGGGAAAAGTGTTGAATACTGATAAAGTTATCATTGCTGCGGATACGGTTGTGGTGCTTGATGGTAGAATTCTAGGGAAACCGGCTGATTTACATGAGGCAGTTAGTATGTTAGAATCTTTATCTGGCCGAGAACATAGTGTTTTGACTGGTTTGGCAATAAGTTACGCAGGTAAAAGAAACTATCAATTTCTAGAAACTAAGGTGAAATTTAAAACTTTAACTAAGGACGAAATTTATAGTTACGTGAACACTGGTGAAGGTTTGGATAAAGCGGGTGGCTATGCTGTTCAAGGGTTAGGGGCGGTTTTTGTTGAAAAGATTAAGGGGTGTTATAACAATGTTGTTGGTTTACCATTGAATTTATTATATTCAATGCTGAATTGTTGGCAAATTAAGACTCCAAAATTGAAGTAG
- the mreC gene encoding rod shape-determining protein MreC — MRLIDKHKNFIYALVIIVLCFFVARNDSRSLLNILFLNVLTPVQEKVTDGGSWLVGRKDYYFNLAHIYQENNRLKKEVEELQAANYSTVEVWAENKRLRELLAYREENRQFTLITAKVIGRAPGRIKNEFIINRGRVDGIKENMPVVTADGLIGSIAMLYDNSAKVNLISHPQSSVGGLVQRVASRAVGIVGGEVIDGQYLKVSKLSRDADVIVGDKIITSGFGGIYPKGLLIGEVLKVENADGGLLKYAIIKPSVNYDKLEEVMIITNVNTLPEVVGNNLLNKPIGEKK, encoded by the coding sequence ATGAGACTAATAGATAAGCATAAAAATTTTATATATGCACTAGTGATAATAGTGTTGTGTTTCTTTGTGGCGCGTAATGATTCTAGGTCGCTGTTAAATATTTTATTTTTAAACGTCTTAACACCAGTACAAGAAAAAGTTACTGATGGTGGAAGTTGGTTGGTTGGGCGCAAGGATTATTATTTTAATTTAGCCCATATTTATCAAGAAAATAATCGTTTAAAAAAAGAAGTTGAAGAATTACAAGCTGCTAATTATTCTACGGTAGAAGTTTGGGCAGAAAATAAGCGTTTACGGGAATTGCTCGCTTATCGGGAAGAAAATCGCCAGTTCACCTTAATTACTGCTAAGGTAATAGGGAGAGCTCCAGGCAGAATTAAAAACGAGTTTATTATTAACCGTGGTCGAGTTGATGGTATTAAAGAAAATATGCCAGTTGTTACCGCTGATGGTTTGATTGGTAGTATTGCTATGTTGTATGATAATTCAGCAAAAGTCAATCTGATTTCGCATCCCCAAAGTTCCGTGGGTGGACTAGTTCAACGAGTTGCTTCGAGAGCAGTGGGAATTGTTGGTGGGGAAGTAATAGATGGGCAGTATTTAAAAGTTAGTAAGTTATCGCGTGATGCAGATGTCATTGTCGGCGACAAAATTATTACTTCAGGTTTTGGTGGGATTTACCCAAAAGGCCTGCTGATAGGTGAAGTTTTGAAGGTGGAAAATGCAGATGGCGGTTTGCTAAAATATGCTATAATTAAACCGAGTGTTAATTATGATAAGTTAGAAGAGGTTATGATAATTACCAATGTTAATACTTTACCAGAAGTTGTAGGCAATAACTTGTTAAATAAGCCAATCGGAGAGAAAAAATGA
- a CDS encoding rod shape-determining protein: MFGLFSSLSKDMGIDLGTANILVHVKGKGIVINEPSVVAIQKDNNKVMAVGEEAKNMLGRTPGNIVAIRPLKDGVIADFDVTQEMLKYFIRKVLGGKSLIQPRIVVGVPAGVTEVEKRAVIDATMQAGAREAFIIEEPMAAAIGAGLPVHEPTGSMIVDIGGGTTDVAVISLGGIVNSCSVRIGGDKIDEAIVQYIRKQYSLLIGERTAEEIKINIGSAVVVGAEEEYSIRGRDLLTGLPKNINVTSKQIQEAINEPVTAIVETVKSTLEKTPPELASDIMDRGIMLAGGGALLKNLDKLISKETGVPVFIADEALSCVAIGTGKVAENVDFLKQAEMGRRRSSRLR; the protein is encoded by the coding sequence ATGTTTGGTTTGTTTAGCTCGCTGTCAAAGGATATGGGTATAGATTTGGGAACGGCAAATATTTTAGTGCATGTAAAAGGAAAAGGTATCGTTATTAATGAACCTTCAGTGGTAGCGATACAAAAAGATAATAACAAAGTTATGGCAGTGGGAGAAGAAGCTAAAAATATGTTAGGCAGAACTCCAGGTAATATTGTTGCAATTCGTCCTTTGAAAGATGGCGTTATTGCTGATTTTGATGTAACTCAAGAAATGTTGAAATATTTTATTCGTAAAGTTTTGGGTGGTAAGAGCTTGATACAACCTAGAATTGTTGTAGGTGTACCAGCAGGTGTAACTGAAGTTGAAAAAAGAGCTGTAATTGATGCTACAATGCAAGCAGGAGCACGGGAAGCGTTTATTATCGAAGAACCGATGGCTGCCGCTATTGGAGCTGGATTACCTGTGCATGAACCTACAGGCAGTATGATAGTTGATATTGGTGGCGGTACTACTGATGTGGCTGTAATTTCTTTGGGGGGCATAGTTAATAGCTGTTCTGTAAGAATTGGTGGCGATAAAATTGATGAAGCAATTGTGCAATATATTCGCAAACAATATAGCCTGCTAATTGGGGAACGTACTGCTGAAGAAATAAAAATTAATATTGGATCGGCAGTTGTAGTTGGTGCTGAAGAAGAATATAGTATTCGCGGTCGTGACTTATTAACAGGATTGCCTAAAAATATTAATGTAACTTCTAAACAAATTCAAGAAGCAATTAATGAACCGGTTACTGCAATAGTTGAAACAGTAAAAAGTACTTTAGAAAAAACTCCGCCAGAACTAGCCTCTGACATAATGGATAGAGGGATAATGTTAGCAGGTGGTGGAGCACTATTGAAAAATTTAGATAAATTAATTAGCAAAGAAACAGGGGTGCCTGTATTTATTGCAGATGAAGCGCTTTCTTGTGTTGCCATAGGCACAGGCAAAGTTGCTGAGAATGTGGATTTTCTAAAACAAGCAGAAATGGGTAGACGCAGAAGTAGCAGACTTAGGTGA
- the minD gene encoding septum site-determining protein MinD: protein MGEVIVITSGKGGVGKTTTTANLGAGLAMQDKSVVLIDTDIGLRNLDVVMGLENRIVFDLVDVVEGRCQLKKALIKDRRYEKLFLLPASQTKDKNSVNPEQMVELCAELKKEFDYVLIDCPAGIESGFKNAIAGADKAIIVTMPEVSSVRDADRIIGLLESAGLSNPRLIVNRIRTNMVKRGDMLDIRDIEDILAIKLIGMIPDDEQVIISTNKGEPVVVAEDSIAARAYNNIVGRMLGQEIPFINLNHQESFFEKIKNIFRK from the coding sequence ATGGGTGAAGTTATTGTTATAACATCAGGTAAAGGTGGCGTAGGCAAGACTACTACTACAGCGAATCTAGGTGCAGGGTTAGCAATGCAAGATAAGAGTGTTGTGTTGATTGATACTGATATCGGTTTAAGAAACCTAGATGTGGTTATGGGTTTGGAAAACAGAATAGTTTTTGATTTAGTCGATGTGGTTGAAGGACGTTGTCAATTAAAAAAAGCATTAATAAAAGATCGCCGTTATGAAAAGTTGTTTTTGCTACCGGCATCACAAACAAAAGATAAAAATAGCGTAAACCCAGAGCAAATGGTAGAATTATGTGCTGAACTCAAAAAAGAATTTGACTATGTTTTGATTGATTGTCCAGCCGGGATTGAAAGTGGCTTTAAAAATGCGATTGCTGGAGCCGACAAGGCAATAATTGTAACAATGCCAGAAGTTTCGTCAGTACGGGATGCAGACCGCATAATTGGTCTATTAGAATCAGCTGGTTTGTCCAATCCACGGTTAATCGTAAATAGAATTAGGACTAATATGGTAAAACGGGGCGATATGCTAGATATTCGTGATATAGAAGATATTTTGGCGATAAAATTAATTGGCATGATTCCAGATGACGAACAGGTTATAATTTCTACTAATAAAGGTGAGCCAGTGGTAGTAGCAGAAGATTCAATAGCAGCAAGAGCTTATAACAACATTGTTGGTAGAATGTTGGGACAGGAAATTCCGTTTATAAACTTGAATCATCAAGAAAGTTTTTTTGAAAAGATTAAAAATATTTTTAGAAAATGA
- the radC gene encoding RadC family protein, with product MANYKIKDLPNEDRPREKLLKNGAQYLTEVELLAILIRSGTREKSALDLAKDLLKQFDNIVNLAKADVYALAKTKGIGLVKAVSIEAALELGKRVMGAKVFPLESITSPIDIAKILTPLLRYENKEQFYVLLLNIKNKLIGLEKVSEGTLNATIAEPREVFLKAITRNAASIIVAHNHPSGDSYPSQEDRKTTERMCTAGEVLGIKVLDHIIIGNGNYYSFKEKSLI from the coding sequence ATGGCTAATTATAAAATTAAAGATTTGCCTAATGAAGATCGGCCTCGTGAAAAATTATTGAAAAATGGGGCGCAGTATTTGACAGAGGTGGAATTATTAGCGATTTTAATTAGAAGTGGCACAAGAGAAAAATCTGCTTTAGATTTAGCTAAGGACTTACTGAAACAATTTGACAACATTGTTAATTTGGCAAAAGCTGATGTTTATGCTCTGGCTAAAACTAAAGGAATTGGTCTAGTAAAAGCCGTTAGTATTGAGGCAGCCTTAGAACTTGGTAAAAGAGTTATGGGCGCAAAAGTATTTCCGCTTGAAAGCATTACTTCACCGATAGATATAGCGAAAATACTTACGCCATTGTTAAGGTATGAAAATAAAGAGCAATTTTATGTATTACTCTTAAACATAAAAAATAAACTAATTGGTTTAGAAAAAGTTTCCGAAGGTACTTTAAATGCGACTATCGCTGAACCACGGGAGGTTTTTCTAAAAGCGATAACAAGAAATGCAGCTTCGATTATAGTAGCACACAATCATCCGTCTGGTGATAGCTATCCGAGTCAAGAGGATCGGAAAACGACAGAAAGAATGTGCACTGCAGGAGAAGTCTTGGGGATAAAGGTTTTGGATCATATTATTATAGGTAATGGCAATTACTATAGTTTTAAAGAGAAATCATTAATTTAG
- the minE gene encoding cell division topological specificity factor MinE, whose amino-acid sequence MMDLIQKFFSSNSRDKAGSKNIAKERLQFVLVQDKLEISPRNLEKIKDELIAVLSKYVEIDREYIDITLNKIDTSTAIIANIPVKKKKG is encoded by the coding sequence ATGATGGATTTAATACAAAAGTTTTTCTCTTCTAATAGTCGTGATAAAGCTGGGTCTAAAAATATTGCGAAGGAAAGATTGCAATTTGTTTTAGTACAAGATAAATTAGAAATCTCACCAAGAAATCTTGAAAAAATAAAAGACGAATTAATTGCAGTACTTTCCAAGTATGTAGAAATAGATCGGGAATATATTGATATTACTTTGAATAAAATTGATACATCAACAGCTATAATTGCTAATATTCCTGTTAAAAAGAAAAAAGGTTAG
- the rodA gene encoding rod shape-determining protein RodA, producing the protein MINNKLLRNLDCTLIGVTVLLNIISIIMIGSATHVNSIAEDRYWYMQRQGIFFLVNVLIVFFTLKFDYRNLLQASKVIYIFNLLMLVAVLVVGHSALGAQRWIQIGPVSLQPSEFSKIIMIVTFAAFLEERKGKLKKLVDIAPVLLFVIIPAIIVMKQPDLGTSLVFFAIMLGMVYVAGINTRFLLSSMGICVLLLPVFWQVLKEYQKSRIKVFLNPEMDPLGSGYHVIQSKIAIGSGLITGKGLFQGTQSQLSFLPENHTDFIFAVIGEELGLIGCLFVLLLYAILIYRGLKIAMNAQDDFGALIAVGIVSMFIFHLFVNIGMTIGIMPVTGVPLPFMSYGVSALTTNMLSVGLLLNINMRKQKLMF; encoded by the coding sequence ATGATAAATAATAAGTTATTAAGAAACCTCGATTGTACTTTAATCGGGGTTACTGTTTTATTAAATATTATTAGCATAATAATGATTGGGAGCGCAACACACGTAAATAGCATTGCCGAGGATCGTTATTGGTATATGCAAAGACAAGGAATATTTTTTTTGGTTAATGTGCTAATTGTATTTTTTACTTTAAAATTTGATTACCGTAATTTGTTACAAGCTAGTAAAGTTATATATATTTTTAATTTATTGATGTTAGTAGCGGTGCTAGTTGTAGGTCATTCAGCTTTAGGGGCTCAAAGATGGATTCAAATTGGGCCAGTAAGTTTACAACCCAGTGAATTTTCTAAAATAATTATGATCGTTACCTTTGCCGCTTTTCTCGAAGAGCGCAAAGGCAAATTGAAAAAACTAGTAGATATAGCTCCAGTATTATTGTTTGTAATAATTCCAGCGATAATAGTGATGAAACAACCTGACTTAGGTACTTCGCTAGTTTTTTTTGCGATTATGTTAGGGATGGTTTATGTAGCCGGAATTAATACTAGGTTTTTATTGTCATCTATGGGGATTTGCGTACTGTTGTTACCTGTTTTTTGGCAAGTTTTAAAAGAATATCAAAAATCTAGAATAAAAGTTTTTTTAAATCCCGAAATGGATCCACTTGGCTCTGGGTACCATGTTATCCAATCAAAAATAGCAATTGGTTCAGGGTTAATTACAGGAAAAGGACTATTTCAAGGGACGCAAAGTCAATTAAGTTTTTTACCGGAAAACCATACAGACTTTATTTTTGCTGTAATAGGTGAAGAGTTAGGTTTAATTGGTTGTCTGTTTGTATTATTGCTGTATGCGATATTGATATATCGAGGTTTGAAAATTGCAATGAATGCTCAAGATGATTTTGGAGCCTTGATTGCAGTGGGAATTGTTTCAATGTTTATTTTTCATTTGTTTGTAAATATTGGGATGACAATTGGGATAATGCCAGTGACAGGAGTACCCCTGCCTTTTATGAGCTATGGGGTAAGTGCTTTGACAACTAACATGCTGTCAGTAGGATTGCTGTTGAATATAAATATGCGTAAACAAAAACTAATGTTCTAG